From Amaranthus tricolor cultivar Red isolate AtriRed21 chromosome 4, ASM2621246v1, whole genome shotgun sequence:
AAGGTGGAAAATCCAACAACCATTGAAGAGTTCAGGCCGATTAGCATGGTTAAATCCATCTACAAAATAATTGCAAAAATTCTTTCCTCCCGCCTCAAGGATGTAATAACCCCGCTCATCGACGAATCACAGAATGCCTTTGTCAGGGATAGACAAATTCTAGATGGAGTGCTTATAGCAAATGAATCCCTACGAtggttgaagaaaaataaaatctcaggTGCGTTGATTAAAATCGATTTTCAAATGGCATATGATTCGATCAACTAGGGGTTCCTTAGGAAGGTCATGGAAAAGTTTGGCTTTGGCCGGAAATGGATATCATGGATTATGGAATGTGTTTCTTCTGCATCAATGTCTATTCTTCTAAAGGGCTCCCCCCTACGCCCGTTCAATATGGAAAAAGGCCTCAGACAAGGTGATCCTCTATCTCCATATCTTTTCATTCTTGTCAGCGAAGCTCTAGTCTAGTTTTTGAAAAAAGCACAAGACTTGAACCTGATTGAAGATGTTCGCATTGGGAAGGCAAAGGTTAGTCTAAAACATGTTCAATTTGCTGATGATATTCTTTTGTTTGCTCCAAAAAATACATTATGCATCATAAACTATTTTAGAATCTTGGATATCTTTGCTTTGATGTCGGGCCTAGCTATTAATTATAACAAGTCGGCTATTATCTCCTGGAAATTGGAAGATTATTCTTGGGTGAATGAAATTGCAAATGGTGTTGGTTGTATACATGCACGCCCCCCTTTTACCTACCTTGGTTTCCCCCTTAGTTCAAACTTCAATAAATTTGATGCATGGAAACCGGTTATTTCCAAAATCGAAAACAGATAAGCATCGTGGAAAGTAAGGTTATTATCGAAAGCTGGTAGATTAACGCTCATTAAAAGTGTGCTCAATAGCCTGCCTGTTTATTTTATGAGTATGTTCAAAATGTCAAAAACAGTAGCGGCGAAAATAGTGAAGTTACAGAGAAAGTTTTTTTGGGGTGGGACTTCGGGGGAGTCTACATGTTGTCATCCGGTCAAATGGTCGGATATTGAGTTGCCGAAAGAGATGGGAGGCCTTGGCGTTGGAAACATCCTACATAAAAACCTTATCTTATTATTCAAATGGTGGTGGCGTTTCTCTGAATCCGATAGTACCTTATGGAAAAGAATTATCAAATCGATTCATGATATCAATGGGGACAACGCCTCGATGGATAATTTCAGGAAAGTTAAGACAGGTACATGGTCTTGTTTGATGGGCAACGACTCGGACATGGTCAAAGTCAGATCAATCATCGAAGAAGGTATGCGATTAAGGGTAGGAGACAGTAGCTCTATCCAATTTTGGCATGACAGATGGTGCGAAGCAGGGGTCTTAAAATGTATCTTTCCAAGATTGTTTGCAatatcacttcaaaaaaattctcaaataagTCCAATGGGAGATTGGAATGGAAACTCTTGGGTTTGTAGTCTACAATGGCGCCGTCTTTTGTATGATTGGGAGATCCAAGATATGAGGGTTCTGGAACATATTATTCAACAAAATTAGCCGAAAAGAGATACGAAAGACGGGGTTCTATGGCAAAGCACAGAAGTGGCATCTTATCCTACAAAATGCATCTACGCCAAATTCAATGACTCCCTTGGCTCCTCCTTACCGAATTCTATAGCTCCTATTGTTTGGGAAAAATTTATACCTCTAAGAGCAAAATTGACTATATGGCTACCAAATAAGGAGAAGCTGAAAACAGGAGATTTCCTTGTGGAAAAAGGAATCATTAGCCAGCAGAATGCCTGGTACCCCTTTTGCAGGAATGAAATAGAATCAAACTCTCATATTCTTTCTGTTTGCAGATTTGCCTGGAGCGCGTGGATGAAAGTTCTAAACTGGTGGGGCCTCTCAGCTCCTCTCCATATGCAGTTTTTAAAGTTTGGCATCCAATGGTTAGGCTTGGTGAATGGGAGGAGACATAGAGACTTCTGGGCTCTTATGCTAGGTTGCATTACCTGGTCTTTGTGGTATGAAAGAAACCAAATAAAGTTTGAGAGCAAGACCCCCAATCTTCAGAATTTTGTTACATCGCTAAAAATCAGGATAGGAATATGGGCGAAGGAAATGATGGGATCCTCTGGTTGTGC
This genomic window contains:
- the LOC130810825 gene encoding uncharacterized protein LOC130810825, whose protein sequence is MEKFGFGRKWISWIMECVSSASMSILLKGSPLRPFNMEKGLRQDVRIGKAKVSLKHVQFADDILLFAPKNTLCIINYFRILDIFALMSGLAINYNKSAIISWKLEDYSWVNEIANGVGCIHARPPFTYLGFPLSSNFNKFDAWKPVISKIENR